Proteins co-encoded in one Haladaptatus sp. ZSTT2 genomic window:
- a CDS encoding KEOPS complex subunit Pcc1: MHTAILTFEYDDAAYARIVARSVRQELDEIAGNRTSATLAREGATVTIEVSADDLVALRAGCNTWLTLVKTAESLADVGFTAHE, encoded by the coding sequence TTGCATACCGCGATTCTAACGTTCGAGTACGACGACGCCGCCTACGCCCGGATAGTGGCACGGAGCGTCCGCCAGGAACTGGATGAGATTGCAGGCAACCGCACGAGCGCCACACTCGCTCGTGAGGGGGCCACGGTCACCATCGAAGTGTCAGCAGATGACCTCGTTGCTCTCCGTGCGGGGTGTAATACGTGGCTCACCCTGGTCAAAACGGCGGAATCGCTCGCGGACGTTGGATTTACCGCGCACGAGTAA
- the pth2 gene encoding peptidyl-tRNA hydrolase Pth2 → MKQAIVARTDIGMGTGKLAAQVAHASLSAYEDADSRARSKWKGEGQKKVVLKASSEAELFELADKARAEGLPYAIIRDAGHTQLEPGTVTTLAVGPAQDNLVDKVTGDLSLF, encoded by the coding sequence ATGAAACAAGCCATCGTCGCCCGCACGGACATCGGCATGGGGACGGGGAAACTCGCCGCACAGGTCGCCCACGCCTCGCTTTCTGCCTACGAAGACGCGGACTCTCGCGCTCGCTCGAAGTGGAAGGGTGAGGGGCAGAAGAAGGTCGTCCTCAAAGCTAGCAGCGAAGCCGAACTGTTCGAACTCGCGGACAAAGCCCGCGCCGAAGGCCTGCCCTACGCCATCATCCGCGACGCAGGACACACCCAACTTGAGCCGGGGACGGTCACGACGCTCGCGGTTGGCCCCGCACAGGACAACCTCGTGGACAAGGTGACGGGCGACCTCTCGCTGTTCTAA
- a CDS encoding class I SAM-dependent methyltransferase gives MSGVSDAQAFYGRWARLYDVIATHTPGVGSVRDAAVSTLALEPGDTVVDMGCGTGANFPFIREQIGPDGTLVGVDYTATMLDHARDRIDREGWENVHVVRGDASRPPISGPVDAVFSSFVVGMLTDPARVVDDWIALIRPGGHITLLDAAQSSQLAGEPFNLLFQLFVLASSPPGTSQRHVAPPWEVLDERVAAARRTLSHRTTGRHHAEHALGFVQVTGGTV, from the coding sequence ATGAGCGGTGTGTCCGACGCACAGGCGTTCTACGGGCGGTGGGCGCGACTCTACGACGTGATTGCGACACACACGCCGGGCGTTGGCTCGGTGCGTGACGCCGCCGTCTCGACGCTCGCACTCGAACCCGGCGATACGGTGGTGGACATGGGCTGTGGCACGGGAGCGAACTTCCCCTTTATCCGCGAGCAAATCGGCCCGGACGGGACGCTCGTTGGCGTCGATTACACCGCGACGATGCTCGACCACGCCCGCGACCGCATCGACCGCGAGGGCTGGGAGAACGTCCACGTCGTCCGTGGCGATGCGAGCAGACCACCCATCTCCGGCCCCGTGGACGCCGTGTTTTCCTCGTTCGTCGTGGGCATGCTCACAGACCCGGCACGCGTCGTTGACGACTGGATTGCGCTGATTCGGCCGGGCGGTCACATCACGCTGCTCGATGCGGCCCAGAGTTCACAGCTCGCGGGCGAGCCGTTCAACCTGCTCTTTCAGTTGTTCGTCCTCGCGTCGTCGCCGCCCGGCACCAGCCAACGCCACGTGGCTCCGCCGTGGGAGGTGCTCGACGAGCGCGTGGCCGCCGCCCGGCGGACGCTCTCACACCGTACGACGGGCCGCCATCACGCGGAGCACGCCCTCGGTTTCGTGCAGGTAACCGGCGGCACGGTCTGA
- a CDS encoding DUF3194 domain-containing protein → MPTDEDVVQTAAEAAEGLIFARYKRSEVTDLDITVHFEEGVLEVDVYLNAPGDAEAVADEAARAAQDAVDELFDEAQSA, encoded by the coding sequence ATGCCAACCGACGAAGACGTCGTTCAGACGGCTGCCGAGGCGGCTGAAGGACTCATCTTCGCACGGTATAAGCGCTCTGAGGTCACCGACCTCGACATCACCGTCCACTTCGAGGAGGGCGTCCTCGAAGTCGACGTGTACCTAAACGCCCCCGGCGACGCGGAAGCCGTGGCCGACGAAGCGGCACGCGCCGCACAAGACGCCGTTGACGAGCTGTTCGACGAGGCGCAGTCGGCCTAA
- a CDS encoding DUF2103 domain-containing protein — MNCRQCASSLTRPGDYCLVCGTRNCDTVVLDIERDHATLTFLFEEEVVGRSDVRTTPEPNDELTVVELRNFAGRIADDLQRKRPDEVYATGDREVIQAVRAQAHYDFYRVSGDDPVEAVLSRLGEPALDVVDLKPKEKLGGSHTTLIGERDGMKVIMLVAEHPNVKKVIPGPIDAGGSGSRTGVRAKATRADEHGNVRLLLRDGSSVQENRVVTTAGDREMGERVRDDLNDALASEGYQ; from the coding sequence ATGAACTGTCGGCAGTGCGCCTCGTCGCTCACGCGCCCGGGTGACTACTGCCTTGTCTGTGGGACGCGCAACTGCGACACCGTCGTCCTCGACATCGAACGCGACCACGCCACCCTCACCTTCCTGTTCGAGGAGGAGGTCGTCGGCCGCTCAGACGTGCGCACCACGCCCGAGCCAAACGACGAGTTGACCGTGGTCGAACTCCGCAACTTTGCTGGGCGCATCGCAGATGACCTCCAGCGCAAACGCCCCGACGAGGTGTACGCGACCGGCGACCGCGAGGTGATTCAGGCAGTTCGGGCACAGGCGCACTACGATTTCTACCGAGTGTCTGGCGACGACCCCGTCGAGGCGGTGCTTTCGCGGCTTGGCGAGCCAGCGCTCGACGTGGTCGACCTGAAACCCAAAGAGAAACTCGGCGGCTCACACACCACGCTCATCGGCGAGCGCGACGGCATGAAAGTCATCATGCTCGTCGCGGAGCATCCGAACGTAAAGAAAGTCATTCCCGGCCCAATCGACGCGGGTGGGTCGGGGTCTCGAACCGGCGTCCGGGCGAAAGCAACCCGCGCGGACGAACACGGCAACGTCAGACTCCTGCTTCGTGACGGTTCCAGTGTACAGGAAAATCGCGTCGTGACGACCGCGGGCGACCGCGAGATGGGCGAGCGCGTCCGCGACGATTTGAACGACGCGCTCGCTTCGGAAGGATATCAGTAG
- a CDS encoding MFS transporter, translating to MSRPRTIIAAVIVSTFFVGFGGGVVFPILPNLGALLGISPFVVGLILSANRFTRVVANTPAGSLIDRIGTRKPFIAGLFVEGLATLGYVVALNAEFPEAWFLLARILWGLGSALVFATAYTIAADVSTGESRGTNMGVVRGGITLGFPAGLVMGGVVSDLYSVTVAFVLAAAFALLASAIAYFAIPETHVSGPQTRVKPWDVDVSAPALTVGAVNFGLYFAYLGALFSTLVLFLDFHNFSIWGYGPQGMSGLLMALTVVSAAVFTFGGGKLSDDYGARIPVLLGFLAISFAGFALLAVAETIPMLAVACLLIGTGQGGTSGPLIALLADFTPTERMGRATATNNVLGDLGGALGPMVALPLIDTLGYPPVYAACAIIPLVAGVLLVGSIYSQTGEVNPTTLSLSDD from the coding sequence ATGAGCCGTCCGCGCACCATCATCGCCGCCGTCATCGTGAGCACCTTCTTCGTCGGCTTCGGCGGTGGCGTCGTGTTCCCCATCCTCCCGAACCTCGGGGCACTGCTCGGCATCTCGCCGTTCGTCGTCGGCCTCATTTTGAGCGCGAATCGGTTCACGCGCGTCGTCGCCAACACGCCCGCCGGCTCGCTCATCGACCGCATCGGGACGCGAAAGCCGTTCATCGCGGGACTGTTCGTCGAAGGGCTTGCCACCCTCGGCTACGTCGTGGCGCTGAACGCCGAATTCCCCGAGGCGTGGTTCCTCCTCGCGCGCATTCTCTGGGGACTTGGAAGCGCGCTCGTGTTCGCCACGGCCTACACCATCGCCGCGGACGTGAGCACCGGCGAATCTCGCGGGACGAACATGGGCGTTGTCCGCGGCGGCATCACGCTTGGCTTCCCAGCTGGATTGGTCATGGGCGGCGTCGTGAGCGACCTCTATTCGGTCACGGTCGCGTTCGTCCTCGCAGCGGCGTTTGCCCTGCTTGCGAGCGCCATCGCGTACTTCGCCATCCCAGAAACGCACGTCTCCGGCCCGCAAACGAGGGTGAAACCGTGGGACGTTGACGTGAGCGCACCCGCACTCACCGTCGGCGCGGTGAACTTCGGGCTCTACTTCGCCTATCTCGGCGCGCTGTTCTCGACGCTCGTCCTCTTTCTCGACTTCCACAATTTTAGCATCTGGGGCTACGGCCCACAGGGAATGTCGGGGCTATTGATGGCCCTCACCGTCGTCTCGGCGGCCGTGTTCACCTTCGGCGGCGGCAAACTGAGCGACGATTACGGCGCGCGCATCCCCGTCTTGCTCGGCTTTCTCGCCATCTCCTTTGCGGGGTTCGCCCTGCTCGCGGTCGCAGAGACGATCCCCATGCTCGCGGTCGCCTGCCTCCTCATCGGCACGGGACAGGGGGGCACGAGCGGCCCGCTCATCGCGCTGCTTGCTGATTTCACGCCCACCGAACGCATGGGTCGGGCAACCGCGACGAACAACGTCCTCGGGGATTTGGGCGGCGCGCTCGGGCCAATGGTTGCCCTGCCGCTTATCGACACTCTCGGCTACCCACCCGTCTACGCCGCCTGTGCCATAATCCCGCTCGTGGCGGGCGTCCTCCTCGTAGGCAGTATCTACTCACAGACGGGCGAAGTGAATCCGACGACGCTGAGCCTTTCTGACGACTAG
- a CDS encoding prefoldin subunit beta has translation MQGSLPPEAQEKLEELQGLQQTAQQVATQKQTAESSLQEAKTALDELENIDEDATMYREVGELFVQTTYEEAKENLSDKVDTLEIRVETLTKQEERVEGQFEELQQELQQMLGGGAMGGAGGAAQ, from the coding sequence ATGCAAGGTAGTCTCCCACCGGAAGCACAAGAAAAGCTCGAAGAACTGCAGGGTCTCCAGCAGACAGCCCAGCAGGTCGCAACCCAGAAACAGACCGCAGAGTCCTCCCTTCAGGAGGCCAAAACGGCACTCGACGAACTCGAAAACATCGACGAGGACGCGACGATGTACCGCGAGGTCGGCGAGCTGTTCGTCCAGACCACCTACGAGGAAGCAAAAGAGAACCTCTCCGACAAGGTCGACACGCTCGAAATCCGCGTCGAGACGCTCACGAAGCAAGAAGAGCGCGTCGAAGGTCAGTTCGAGGAACTCCAGCAGGAACTCCAGCAGATGCTTGGCGGCGGCGCAATGGGCGGCGCTGGCGGCGCAGCACAGTAA
- a CDS encoding 50S ribosomal protein L37ae, with protein sequence MAEQKKGRRTGSAGRFGARYGRVARRRVAEIEADTNKKHACPECGDHKVSRKGTGIWQCARCDYKFAGGTYRPATPGGTAVKRSIRAALSSDDE encoded by the coding sequence ATGGCCGAGCAAAAGAAGGGACGACGAACCGGTTCAGCCGGTCGGTTCGGCGCACGCTACGGTCGCGTTGCGCGACGCCGTGTAGCCGAGATTGAAGCGGATACGAACAAAAAGCACGCCTGCCCAGAGTGTGGCGACCACAAGGTCTCCCGCAAGGGTACTGGTATCTGGCAGTGCGCCCGCTGTGACTACAAGTTCGCAGGCGGCACGTACCGCCCAGCCACGCCTGGTGGAACGGCGGTCAAACGCTCCATCCGCGCCGCGCTTTCGAGCGACGACGAATAA
- a CDS encoding Yip1 family protein, with translation MFRTLLFDPNAFFADNPWADDFMAAVGAVAVVAVFAVVNLLLMGVVLAWKIDATTTQNGRTVSFDSILWDVLVGQLFLVFFSMFIGWVIVAGMVHIGSKLADGDGNFTDSLTVTAWGMVPTIFTAFLATASVFIALQGELTVTSIGQLTALVSRLEGGAGIFGIVVPLISAVWQGYIWSFGIKHVHSLKLDTAMGVAGIIAVIFFIFSVI, from the coding sequence GTGTTTCGAACCCTCCTCTTCGACCCTAATGCGTTTTTCGCGGACAACCCGTGGGCGGACGATTTCATGGCCGCGGTCGGGGCGGTCGCTGTGGTGGCGGTGTTTGCGGTCGTCAACCTCCTCCTGATGGGCGTAGTCCTCGCCTGGAAAATCGATGCAACCACGACGCAGAACGGTCGAACTGTCTCGTTCGACTCGATACTCTGGGACGTGCTGGTCGGCCAGCTTTTTCTCGTGTTCTTCTCGATGTTTATCGGGTGGGTTATCGTCGCGGGAATGGTGCACATCGGAAGCAAACTCGCAGACGGTGACGGCAATTTCACCGATTCGCTCACCGTCACCGCGTGGGGCATGGTGCCGACGATTTTCACCGCATTTCTCGCAACCGCGTCGGTCTTTATCGCGCTCCAAGGCGAACTCACGGTGACGTCAATCGGACAACTCACCGCGCTCGTCTCCCGTCTCGAAGGCGGAGCAGGAATCTTTGGAATCGTCGTCCCGCTCATCAGCGCCGTCTGGCAGGGCTACATCTGGTCGTTTGGCATCAAACACGTTCACAGCCTGAAACTCGACACTGCCATGGGCGTGGCTGGGATTATTGCTGTCATCTTTTTCATCTTCTCGGTGATTTGA
- a CDS encoding histidine kinase N-terminal 7TM domain-containing protein: MAWQATPYTFPLLLASTVALLLTAYVLSYRKTFKQQRMTAFLAVTMGVTIWCTAYWFQLSITTLAGKVYWTRFVWIGVALMSVAWPVFIFAYTGRHRLLTPPSLLGISVLPAVAVILVWSHTFRQLVFTPEAIHTHPQGMFLEISPGPVFLGFLLYTYVLDVFVIGLLAHDAYSTEGVRRRQNLLLICAGVIPLLASWASVTEALPFPHLDMTPITLGLTTPLVAYTLFRYQFLDLIPVAQRKLIDEMEDGVIILDENYRIVDYNPTVTHLFDTDTNFVGERAQTALSAYPVLVSCLSDEGTCSELVTTNDEMLRYYDVTCTQFETQTEAGYILNLHDITTRRKVERRYQTIVEQASTITVLVNEAGEFEYVTPSLERTLGYASADILGDPFIEYIHPDDVEHIFETFITIQEGGTSDWVELRVQHADGSWRVMEAKGENLLENPAIGAILLTAHDVTERRQYEQRLQVLNRVLRHDVGNKMSVVQGAISMVREETDNEHVRTWMEKAHRAGQELLELSQKSRRIDMRLDRESEVRSVDIVKQVEQALTTVRATYPTANIECDIPDTAWVNALPLVKVGLEELLANAVEHSDQDVPTVTLSITNAETGVVEIHVADNGPGIPTMEREVLERGAESQLKHTSGIGLWLVHWIVTAANGELTITETEPRGTVVTLRFHEAEPSSAEQVKIAQD, translated from the coding sequence ATGGCGTGGCAAGCGACGCCCTATACATTTCCCCTCCTCCTTGCGAGCACGGTTGCGCTGCTGTTAACAGCGTACGTGCTGAGCTACAGAAAGACGTTCAAACAACAGCGGATGACCGCGTTTCTCGCCGTCACGATGGGCGTCACAATCTGGTGTACTGCGTATTGGTTTCAACTTTCGATAACAACGCTCGCAGGCAAGGTGTACTGGACTCGGTTCGTGTGGATTGGCGTGGCGCTCATGTCGGTTGCGTGGCCTGTTTTTATCTTTGCGTACACGGGCCGACACCGCCTGCTCACGCCCCCTTCGCTGCTTGGCATCAGTGTGCTTCCGGCTGTGGCTGTGATACTGGTCTGGAGCCACACGTTTCGACAACTGGTGTTCACGCCAGAAGCCATTCACACCCATCCACAGGGCATGTTTCTCGAAATCAGTCCTGGCCCCGTGTTCTTGGGCTTTCTCTTGTACACGTACGTCCTCGACGTATTCGTCATCGGGTTGCTCGCCCACGACGCGTACAGCACGGAGGGAGTTCGAAGACGCCAGAACCTCTTGCTGATCTGTGCGGGAGTGATTCCTCTGCTCGCAAGCTGGGCAAGCGTCACAGAAGCCCTCCCGTTTCCCCACCTAGACATGACGCCGATTACCCTCGGGCTGACCACCCCGCTTGTCGCGTACACGCTGTTTCGCTACCAGTTTTTAGACTTGATTCCGGTCGCCCAGCGCAAACTCATCGACGAGATGGAAGACGGCGTCATCATTCTCGATGAGAACTACCGCATCGTCGATTACAATCCAACGGTAACGCACCTTTTCGATACCGACACAAACTTCGTTGGCGAGCGAGCGCAGACGGCACTCTCTGCGTATCCCGTGTTGGTTTCGTGTCTTTCTGATGAGGGGACGTGTAGCGAACTCGTCACAACAAACGACGAGATGCTACGCTACTACGACGTCACATGCACGCAGTTCGAGACACAGACCGAGGCGGGCTACATCCTGAACCTCCACGACATCACCACGCGGCGCAAAGTCGAGCGACGCTATCAAACGATTGTCGAACAAGCATCGACGATTACCGTGCTCGTGAACGAAGCAGGCGAGTTCGAATACGTCACGCCGTCGCTCGAACGAACGCTTGGCTACGCATCTGCGGACATCCTTGGCGACCCGTTCATAGAGTACATCCACCCAGACGATGTCGAGCACATCTTCGAGACGTTCATAACCATCCAAGAAGGCGGGACGAGCGACTGGGTTGAACTCCGCGTCCAGCACGCAGACGGGTCGTGGCGCGTCATGGAGGCAAAAGGCGAGAACTTACTCGAAAACCCAGCCATCGGTGCGATTCTGTTGACCGCACACGACGTGACCGAGCGCAGACAGTACGAACAGCGCCTCCAAGTGCTCAATCGCGTGTTGCGCCACGACGTTGGCAACAAGATGTCCGTCGTGCAAGGGGCGATTTCGATGGTACGAGAGGAGACCGACAATGAACACGTCCGCACATGGATGGAGAAAGCCCACCGCGCGGGGCAAGAACTCCTCGAACTGAGCCAAAAGTCGCGTCGCATCGACATGCGATTAGACCGTGAATCGGAGGTTCGCTCGGTCGATATCGTCAAACAGGTCGAGCAAGCACTTACAACCGTCCGAGCCACATATCCAACGGCGAACATTGAGTGTGACATCCCCGACACAGCGTGGGTAAACGCACTGCCGCTCGTCAAAGTTGGGCTTGAAGAACTGCTCGCAAATGCCGTCGAGCACAGCGACCAAGACGTCCCCACGGTGACCCTCTCGATTACGAACGCCGAGACGGGCGTTGTCGAGATACACGTTGCAGACAACGGCCCCGGCATCCCCACGATGGAGCGCGAAGTGCTCGAACGTGGAGCCGAATCCCAGCTCAAGCACACGAGCGGCATTGGCCTGTGGCTGGTCCACTGGATTGTCACGGCCGCAAACGGTGAGTTGACCATCACGGAAACCGAGCCACGCGGCACGGTTGTGACGCTTCGTTTCCACGAGGCCGAACCGAGTTCGGCCGAACAGGTCAAAATTGCCCAGGACTGA
- a CDS encoding thiamine-phosphate synthase family protein: protein MRFIEEIVVDEFLPTFRSMLAEALRERGLTQSEVADVLGISQSAVSKYAHGEVTQNEQILADARVEQLVTRLADGLAAGDMSTVQGLVETEVLIRKLERGDLLAQLHEAQMPELARFDGSLSIHDPESGLRASERALSSVRRGVRTLQNTSGFAMLIPNVGSNLVECLPDATTIDDVVGVPGRIFDVKGQATVPGDPEFGVSEHLASVLLAARRNGNSARAVLNIRYDEDIVAALEATDANAVSFDAQLPLDEAIDAALADAPDADVLYQPGSFGIEPITYLLGRDAQAVAERIRYIV from the coding sequence GTGAGATTCATCGAAGAAATCGTCGTAGACGAGTTCTTGCCGACGTTTCGGTCGATGCTCGCAGAGGCTCTGCGTGAGCGCGGTTTGACTCAGAGTGAGGTCGCGGACGTGCTCGGCATCAGCCAGAGTGCGGTCTCGAAATACGCCCATGGCGAGGTGACGCAAAACGAGCAGATTCTCGCAGACGCGCGCGTCGAACAGCTCGTCACGCGACTCGCAGACGGGCTTGCAGCGGGCGATATGAGTACGGTCCAAGGTCTCGTGGAAACTGAGGTGCTCATCCGCAAACTCGAACGGGGCGACCTGCTCGCCCAACTCCACGAGGCCCAGATGCCGGAGCTTGCGCGATTCGACGGCTCGCTCTCGATTCACGACCCAGAAAGCGGCCTCAGGGCCTCAGAACGCGCGCTGTCGTCGGTTCGCCGCGGCGTGCGGACGCTCCAGAACACGAGCGGCTTTGCGATGCTCATTCCAAATGTGGGGTCGAATCTCGTCGAATGCCTGCCGGATGCGACGACCATCGACGACGTAGTGGGCGTCCCTGGGCGCATCTTCGACGTGAAAGGACAGGCGACTGTTCCTGGTGACCCCGAATTCGGCGTGAGCGAGCACCTCGCGAGCGTCCTGCTCGCCGCCAGAAGAAACGGCAATTCGGCGCGCGCGGTGCTCAACATTCGCTACGACGAGGACATCGTCGCCGCGCTCGAAGCGACCGACGCCAACGCCGTCTCCTTCGACGCGCAACTCCCGCTCGACGAAGCCATCGACGCCGCACTTGCGGATGCGCCCGACGCGGACGTGCTCTACCAGCCCGGCAGCTTCGGTATCGAACCCATCACCTACCTCCTCGGGCGCGACGCCCAAGCCGTCGCAGAGCGTATCCGATACATAGTATGA
- a CDS encoding DNA-directed RNA polymerase subunit P, giving the protein MSYKCSRCKRDVELDEYGGVRCPYCGHRVLLKERSRVVKEVDVN; this is encoded by the coding sequence ATGAGCTACAAGTGTTCGCGCTGCAAGCGAGACGTTGAACTCGACGAGTATGGCGGCGTTCGCTGTCCGTACTGTGGCCACCGCGTGCTCCTCAAAGAGCGCAGTCGCGTGGTCAAAGAAGTCGACGTCAACTGA
- the dcd gene encoding dCTP deaminase: MILSDADIRDRLTDGDLVVGPLDDPELQIQPASIDLRLGPEFLEFQRANIPCIHPNRDDEVGKYVKETVVEDGEEFILHPGDFVLGTTIERVEIPADLLAHVEGRSSLGRLAIVVHATAGVVDPGYRGQITLELSNLGTAPVALTPGMRISQLIFTELKTRAERPYGSGRGSKYQDQVGPQASRIGGDREFGGDQ, from the coding sequence ATGATACTTTCAGACGCGGACATCCGCGATCGACTGACGGACGGTGACCTTGTCGTCGGCCCCTTGGACGACCCGGAACTCCAGATTCAACCGGCGAGCATCGACCTCCGACTCGGCCCCGAATTCCTCGAATTTCAGCGCGCGAACATTCCTTGTATCCACCCGAACCGCGACGACGAAGTGGGAAAATACGTCAAAGAAACCGTCGTCGAAGATGGGGAGGAATTCATTCTCCATCCCGGTGACTTCGTCCTCGGGACGACCATCGAGCGCGTCGAGATTCCGGCTGACTTGCTCGCGCACGTCGAAGGTCGCTCCTCGCTTGGTCGCCTCGCCATCGTCGTCCACGCCACGGCGGGCGTCGTAGACCCTGGCTATCGCGGCCAAATCACGCTCGAACTCTCGAATCTCGGCACGGCTCCGGTCGCGCTCACCCCAGGCATGCGCATCTCTCAGCTCATCTTCACGGAACTCAAAACCCGCGCAGAGCGCCCCTATGGTTCCGGACGCGGTTCGAAATACCAAGACCAGGTCGGCCCACAGGCGTCGCGGATTGGGGGTGACCGGGAGTTCGGTGGCGACCAGTGA
- the truD gene encoding tRNA pseudouridine(13) synthase TruD, giving the protein MRPAQPVEQVVGIDYYVSDADGIGGRLRVAPEDFRVHELERFSVEPVDADPGSYAYLVFRATLKSWDTNQFTKEVASRMGISRERLSWAGTKDKHAVTTQLFSIYDATPEELPEIRDADIKVLGRAGRGLQFGDLAGNEFSIRVRDAEHPENVPEITESLANFGGREGVVGVPNFFGHQRFGSQRPVSHEVGLAVVRGDWEDAVMAYVGNPADRERDQTREARQFVEETRDWKAALDDYPGYLGYERAMLHKLVENGGETPEHFREALETLPTNLQRLMVNAAQSYLFNKILSERLAREIPFDTAVAGDVVCFADTSAPGDLVLPDTDREQAVTEKRVDTINRHCERGRAFVTAPLIGTETEFADGEPGGIAREVLDAENLTREDFDLPGEFHSKGTRRAILLQTGLDVEDTTFTFSLPKGSYATVLLREYLKSDPNAM; this is encoded by the coding sequence ATGCGTCCGGCCCAGCCCGTCGAACAGGTGGTCGGCATCGACTACTATGTGAGCGATGCAGACGGTATCGGCGGCCGCCTTCGCGTCGCACCCGAAGACTTTCGGGTGCACGAACTCGAACGCTTCTCGGTCGAACCCGTGGACGCAGACCCCGGTTCCTACGCCTATCTCGTCTTCCGGGCGACGCTCAAATCGTGGGACACGAACCAGTTTACGAAGGAAGTCGCCTCACGCATGGGTATCAGCCGTGAACGGCTCTCCTGGGCCGGGACGAAGGACAAACACGCCGTCACCACCCAGCTGTTCAGCATCTACGACGCGACGCCTGAGGAGTTGCCAGAGATTCGGGACGCCGACATCAAAGTGCTCGGACGGGCGGGCCGCGGCCTGCAGTTTGGTGACCTCGCTGGCAACGAGTTCTCGATTCGCGTCCGCGACGCCGAGCATCCAGAGAACGTGCCCGAAATCACAGAATCGCTTGCGAACTTTGGCGGGCGCGAGGGTGTCGTCGGCGTGCCGAACTTCTTTGGCCACCAGCGATTCGGGAGCCAGCGCCCGGTCAGCCACGAGGTCGGTCTCGCCGTCGTCCGCGGTGACTGGGAGGACGCGGTGATGGCCTATGTGGGGAATCCCGCAGACAGAGAGCGCGACCAGACCCGTGAGGCACGCCAATTTGTCGAGGAGACACGCGACTGGAAAGCCGCGTTAGACGACTATCCGGGCTACCTCGGCTACGAGCGGGCGATGCTCCACAAACTCGTCGAGAACGGCGGGGAGACGCCCGAGCACTTCCGCGAGGCGCTCGAAACGCTCCCCACCAATCTCCAGCGCCTGATGGTGAACGCCGCGCAGTCGTATCTGTTCAACAAGATTCTCTCGGAGCGACTTGCTCGGGAGATTCCGTTCGACACCGCCGTCGCGGGCGACGTGGTCTGCTTTGCGGACACGAGCGCCCCCGGCGACCTCGTGCTGCCCGACACCGACCGCGAGCAGGCCGTGACCGAGAAACGGGTTGACACCATCAACCGCCACTGCGAGCGCGGCCGGGCGTTCGTGACCGCGCCGCTCATCGGGACGGAAACTGAGTTCGCCGACGGCGAACCGGGCGGCATCGCCCGCGAAGTGCTCGACGCCGAGAACCTCACCCGCGAGGACTTCGACCTGCCCGGAGAGTTCCATTCGAAGGGCACACGGCGGGCGATTTTGCTTCAAACTGGACTCGACGTGGAGGACACGACGTTCACCTTCTCGTTGCCGAAAGGCTCCTACGCGACGGTTCTCTTGCGCGAGTATCTGAAGTCCGACCCGAACGCGATGTGA
- a CDS encoding response regulator transcription factor, translated as MGLSNSPVVLIVEDEPDIAEMYDIWLGSDYDTRLAANGEQALSRLDETVDVVLLDRRMPGMSGDEVLAEIRAREVDCRVAMVSAVDPDVDIVEMGLDEYVVKPPTKEGLRDTIASLLERSSLDAAVQEYYSLAARRNALEATNSPDELATLEEYQALLSQLESARERVAHKL; from the coding sequence ATGGGCCTGTCAAACTCTCCCGTCGTGTTGATTGTCGAAGACGAGCCCGACATCGCGGAAATGTACGATATCTGGCTCGGATCTGACTACGACACCCGACTTGCCGCAAACGGTGAGCAGGCTCTCTCCCGCCTCGACGAGACGGTCGATGTCGTGTTACTCGACCGACGGATGCCGGGGATGTCGGGCGACGAAGTGCTCGCAGAGATTCGCGCCCGCGAGGTGGACTGTCGCGTGGCGATGGTCAGTGCGGTCGACCCCGACGTTGACATCGTCGAAATGGGACTCGATGAATACGTCGTGAAACCACCGACCAAAGAAGGGCTCCGAGATACCATTGCATCGCTCCTCGAACGCTCATCGCTCGATGCAGCCGTCCAAGAATACTACTCTCTTGCCGCGCGTCGAAACGCCCTCGAAGCCACCAACTCGCCCGACGAACTCGCCACGCTCGAAGAGTATCAGGCCCTGCTTTCGCAACTCGAAAGCGCCCGCGAGCGCGTCGCGCACAAACTCTAA